From Coturnix japonica isolate 7356 chromosome 3, Coturnix japonica 2.1, whole genome shotgun sequence, the proteins below share one genomic window:
- the POLR3F gene encoding DNA-directed RNA polymerase III subunit RPC6: protein MAEVKVKPEVPDPVDIESRIIELCQQFPHGITDQVIQNDMPHMEAQQRAMAINRLLSMGQLDLLRSSTGLLYRIKESQNASKMKGSDNQEKLVYQIIEDAGNKGIWSRDIRYKSNLPLTEINKILKNLESKKLIKAVKSVAASKKKVYMLYNLQPDRSVTGGAWYSDQDFESEFVEVLNQQCFKFLQSKAEAARESKQNPVIQRNSSFASSHEVWKYICELGISKVELSMEDIETILNTLIYDGKVEMTIIAAKEGTVGSVDGQMKLYRAVSPLIQPTGLVRTPCGLCPVFDDCHEGGEISPSNCIYMTEWLEF from the exons ATGGCGGAGGTGAAGGTGAAGCCGGAGGTGCCCGACCCCGTGGACATAGAGAGCAG GATCAttgagctgtgccagcagttcCCTCACGGCATCACAGACCAGGTGATCCAGAATGACATGCCGCACATGGAGGCCCAGCAGCGAGCCATGGCCATCAACAGGCTGCTCTCCATG GGGCAACTGGACCTtctcaggagcagcacaggtCTCCTGTATAGAATCAAAGAGTCTCAAAATGCAAG TAAAATGAAAGGCTCTGACAATCAAGAGAAGCTGGTTTACCAAATCATAGAAGATGCAGGCAACAAAG GTATTTGGAGCAGGGACATCAGATACAAAAGTAATTTGCCTTTAACGGAGATCAACAAGATATTGAAAAACTTGGAAAGCAAGAAACTAATTAAAGCAGTGAAATCTGTGGCA GCATCCAAGAAGAAGGTGTATATGCTGTATAACCTGCAGCCTGACCGATCGGTGACTGGTGGGGCCTGGTACAGTGACCAGGACTTTGAGTCTGAATTTGTGGAGGTGTTAAATCAGCAGTGTTTTAAATTTCTACAGAGTAAG GCAGAAGCGGCTCGAGAGAGCAAACAGAACCCTGTGATACAGAGGAACAGCTCATTTGCCTCCTCCCATGAGGTGTGGAAATACATCTGTGAGCTGGGTATCAGTAAG GTAGAATTGTCAATGGAAGACATTGAAACCATTTTAAATACACTAATATACGATGGAAAAGTGGAGATGACTATTATTGCTGCAAAGGAAGGGACGGTCGGCAGTGTGGATGGACAGATGAAGTTGTACAGAGCTGTCAGTCCTCTCATACAACCCACTGGATTAGTCAGGACACCCTGTGGACTCTGTCCA GTTTTTGATGATTGCCATGAAGGTGGTGAGATTTCTCCATCTAACTGTATTTATATGACAGAATGGCTGGAGTTTTAA